The following proteins come from a genomic window of Leptospira bandrabouensis:
- the pyrE gene encoding orotate phosphoribosyltransferase, which produces MSPTYRDQLFAWMKSYVYRYSEAPFRLASGLESHHYFNCKEITLHPERLAALAECFVEEIIPKMGADFQAVGGLTLGADPLAYSIALAYQKKGKLIFPLVVRKEAKGHGTGQQIEGFWKEIKSCLVVDDVITTGGSTLKAVQALREVGISVTQGICILNREEGGAENLEKEGVRMESIFRKSEFF; this is translated from the coding sequence ATGTCCCCAACTTATAGAGACCAACTCTTTGCCTGGATGAAATCTTACGTCTATCGGTATTCAGAAGCTCCCTTTCGTTTAGCAAGTGGCCTTGAATCCCATCATTATTTTAACTGTAAGGAGATCACTCTCCATCCCGAGCGCCTTGCTGCTCTTGCGGAATGTTTTGTGGAAGAAATCATTCCTAAAATGGGTGCCGACTTCCAAGCTGTCGGCGGACTTACGTTAGGTGCTGATCCATTAGCTTATTCCATAGCACTTGCTTACCAAAAAAAGGGGAAACTCATTTTTCCACTTGTTGTCAGAAAGGAAGCCAAAGGGCATGGAACTGGCCAACAAATAGAAGGTTTCTGGAAGGAAATAAAATCCTGTTTGGTCGTAGATGATGTAATTACTACAGGTGGATCGACTCTGAAAGCAGTCCAAGCTTTAAGAGAGGTCGGGATTTCCGTAACCCAAGGGATTTGTATCTTAAACCGCGAAGAAGGTGGTGCAGAAAATTTGGAAAAAGAAGGTGTCCGGATGGAATCTATATTTCGCAAAAGTGAGTTTTTCTAA